One stretch of Corynebacterium imitans DNA includes these proteins:
- the ruvB gene encoding Holliday junction branch migration DNA helicase RuvB, protein MSDVEKTEFSLPEGMSRPSNSLIDATSQPEERDAEKSLRPKSIEEFIGQPKVREQLSLVLAGARRREVTPDHILLSGPPGLGKTTMAMIIAQELGTSLRMTSGPALERAGDLAAMLSNLMEGDVLFIDEIHRIARPAEEMLYMAMEDFRIDVIVGKGPGATSIPLEIPPFTLVGATTRAGMLTGPLRDRFGFTAQMEFYEVDDLTRVVTRAATILNVNIDDDAAVEIASRSRGTPRIANRLLRRVRDWADVNGDGHVDLAAAQSALAVFDVDERGLDRLDRAVLDSLIRGHGGGPVGVNTLAIAVGEEPSTVEEVCEPYLVRAGLMARTGRGRVATAAAWDHLGMTPPPEAPGQLNLM, encoded by the coding sequence ATGTCGGATGTGGAGAAAACAGAGTTCAGCCTCCCGGAAGGCATGTCGCGGCCGAGCAATTCGCTTATCGACGCGACGTCGCAGCCCGAGGAGCGCGACGCCGAAAAGTCGCTGCGCCCGAAGTCTATCGAGGAGTTCATTGGGCAACCGAAAGTCCGGGAGCAGCTGAGCCTGGTGCTCGCCGGTGCCCGGCGCCGTGAGGTCACGCCGGACCACATCTTGCTCTCCGGCCCGCCCGGCCTGGGTAAGACGACGATGGCGATGATCATCGCGCAGGAGCTGGGTACCTCGCTGCGGATGACCTCGGGCCCAGCACTTGAGCGCGCCGGCGACCTGGCGGCCATGCTGTCGAACCTGATGGAAGGCGACGTCCTCTTCATCGACGAGATCCACCGCATTGCGCGCCCGGCGGAGGAGATGCTCTACATGGCGATGGAGGACTTCCGCATCGACGTGATCGTGGGCAAGGGTCCGGGCGCGACCTCGATTCCGCTGGAGATCCCGCCCTTCACACTCGTCGGGGCCACCACGCGCGCCGGCATGCTCACCGGCCCGTTGCGCGACCGTTTTGGCTTCACCGCGCAGATGGAGTTCTACGAGGTGGACGACCTTACGCGCGTGGTGACCCGCGCGGCGACAATCCTCAACGTCAATATCGACGACGATGCTGCCGTCGAGATCGCCTCGCGCTCGCGCGGCACGCCACGCATCGCCAACCGCCTGCTGCGCAGGGTGCGCGACTGGGCGGATGTCAACGGCGACGGGCACGTCGATCTGGCCGCGGCGCAGTCCGCGCTAGCGGTTTTCGACGTCGACGAGCGCGGACTCGACCGGCTGGATCGAGCAGTGCTGGATTCGCTCATCCGTGGGCACGGCGGCGGTCCAGTAGGTGTGAACACGCTCGCCATCGCGGTGGGGGAGGAACCCTCGACCGTCGAGGAAGTCTGCGAGCCATACCTCGTGCGCGCGGGGCTGATGGCGCGTACCGGTCGCGGGCGTGTCGCGACCGCTGCCGCCTGGGACCACCTGGGCATGACCCCGCCGCCCGAGGCGCCGGGACAGCTGAACTTGATGTAG
- a CDS encoding acyl-CoA thioesterase: protein MHHDLPTSASQPTYIQRILDLERIDKNIYRGAAMHSENFVRTFGGHVAGQALVAATRTIADDKHVHSLHGYFLRPGDANEATVYRVGRPRDGRSFATRTVEAVQDGEVIFSMQASFHRTDDEGLEHSDEMRAVPAPEELGDEASPLKLGPGSKHDLNEWDIRVVPQDRYAPNQYTQSQQVVWFRSKRRLPDEDTFHACTLTYMSDMTLLHSSLAAHPGRKVQLASLDHAVWFLRPFRADDWLLYDQISPSAHAGRALTHGRIFDRAGNLVAVVVQEGLTRNLREGATAVPEK, encoded by the coding sequence ATGCACCACGATTTGCCAACTTCTGCGTCCCAGCCCACCTACATTCAGCGGATCCTGGATCTCGAGCGTATTGACAAGAACATCTACCGCGGTGCGGCGATGCACTCGGAGAACTTCGTGCGTACCTTCGGCGGCCACGTTGCCGGGCAAGCGCTTGTCGCGGCGACCCGGACGATTGCAGATGACAAGCACGTGCATTCCCTGCACGGCTACTTCTTGCGGCCCGGCGACGCCAACGAGGCTACGGTCTACCGGGTTGGTCGCCCGCGCGACGGTCGTAGCTTCGCCACACGGACCGTCGAAGCGGTCCAGGATGGGGAGGTGATCTTCTCCATGCAGGCCAGCTTCCACCGCACCGACGACGAGGGCCTCGAGCACTCCGACGAGATGCGCGCTGTGCCAGCTCCGGAGGAGCTCGGCGACGAGGCGAGCCCGCTGAAACTCGGTCCGGGCTCGAAGCACGACTTAAACGAGTGGGATATTCGGGTTGTCCCGCAGGATCGCTACGCGCCGAACCAGTACACACAGAGCCAGCAAGTGGTTTGGTTCCGCTCCAAACGCCGACTGCCGGACGAGGACACCTTCCACGCCTGCACGCTGACCTACATGTCAGATATGACGTTGCTGCATTCTTCGCTTGCGGCGCACCCGGGGCGCAAGGTGCAGCTGGCTTCGCTGGATCACGCAGTGTGGTTCTTGCGTCCTTTCCGTGCGGACGATTGGCTGCTCTACGACCAGATTTCGCCCTCGGCGCACGCTGGTCGCGCGCTCACGCACGGGCGCATTTTCGACCGCGCGGGCAACCTCGTTGCTGTGGTGGTGCAGGAAGGGCTGACGCGGAACTTGCGCGAGGGAGCGACTGCTGTGCCGGAGAAATAG
- a CDS encoding YebC/PmpR family DNA-binding transcriptional regulator translates to MAGHSKWATTKHKKAANDAKRSKLWAKLIKDIEVAARTGGGDPAGNPTLDDMIKKAKKASVPGDNIERARKRGSGEEAGGADWESVMYEGYGPNGIALLIECLTDNRNRAATEVRTAMTKNGGNMGDSGSVAYMFKRTGIVTVKKGELTEDDILMAVLDAGAEEVNDLGEEFEVVCEPTDVQAVRDALKDADIEVEGADQDFRADIEVEADLSAAKKTLNLIDALEDADDVQNVYTNMSISDEVAAQLDD, encoded by the coding sequence ATGGCGGGCCACTCAAAGTGGGCTACGACGAAGCACAAGAAGGCTGCGAACGATGCAAAGCGTTCGAAGCTGTGGGCGAAGCTGATTAAGGATATCGAGGTGGCTGCCCGTACCGGCGGCGGCGACCCGGCAGGTAACCCCACGCTCGACGACATGATTAAGAAGGCCAAGAAGGCCTCCGTGCCGGGCGACAACATTGAGCGCGCCCGCAAGCGCGGCTCCGGTGAGGAAGCCGGCGGCGCGGACTGGGAGTCCGTGATGTACGAGGGCTACGGCCCGAACGGCATCGCGCTGCTCATCGAGTGCCTGACCGATAACCGCAACCGCGCTGCCACCGAAGTGCGCACTGCGATGACGAAGAACGGCGGCAACATGGGTGACTCCGGTTCGGTTGCATACATGTTCAAGCGCACCGGCATCGTCACCGTGAAGAAGGGCGAGCTCACCGAAGACGACATTCTTATGGCGGTGCTCGACGCCGGTGCCGAGGAGGTCAACGACCTGGGCGAGGAGTTCGAGGTTGTCTGCGAGCCGACCGACGTGCAAGCGGTGCGCGACGCGCTGAAGGACGCCGACATTGAGGTCGAGGGGGCTGACCAGGACTTCCGCGCCGACATCGAGGTCGAGGCGGATCTCTCCGCGGCCAAGAAGACGCTGAACCTGATTGATGCGCTCGAGGACGCGGACGACGTGCAGAACGTCTACACCAACATGAGCATCTCCGACGAGGTTGCCGCGCAGCTGGACGACTAG
- the pgsA gene encoding phosphatidylinositol phosphate synthase codes for MLSVHGRKPAAVVVKPVAQALLRVGLTPNVTTLVGTAATVVASVVLIPADYLVWAALLSIFFAAFDMVDGTMARLSGGGTAFGATLDASCDRITDGALFAAIAMWLVYVDHAHPAHVAACLAVLVLSQVISYIKARGEAGGLRIVGGLIERPERLIIAVVGLLLEGFGVGGAVVVSLWVLLVGSAITVVQRLIFAARDPQSAERLAPPPGA; via the coding sequence ATGCTTAGCGTGCACGGGCGCAAGCCCGCGGCCGTCGTGGTCAAGCCTGTGGCGCAGGCGCTTCTGCGCGTGGGGCTGACGCCAAACGTGACAACACTGGTGGGCACCGCAGCCACGGTTGTCGCCTCGGTCGTCCTCATCCCTGCTGACTATTTGGTGTGGGCCGCGCTACTGAGTATCTTCTTCGCCGCCTTCGACATGGTCGACGGCACGATGGCCCGTCTCTCCGGCGGCGGTACCGCCTTCGGCGCCACGCTGGACGCCAGCTGCGACCGCATTACCGACGGCGCGCTGTTTGCCGCCATCGCCATGTGGCTGGTCTATGTGGATCATGCGCACCCCGCGCACGTTGCTGCCTGCCTGGCGGTGCTCGTGCTGTCGCAGGTGATCAGCTACATCAAAGCCCGCGGCGAGGCTGGGGGCTTACGCATCGTCGGCGGGCTGATCGAGCGCCCCGAGCGGCTCATCATCGCCGTAGTTGGGCTGCTCCTTGAGGGCTTCGGCGTGGGCGGTGCCGTCGTGGTGTCCCTGTGGGTCTTGCTTGTCGGCTCCGCCATTACCGTGGTGCAGCGCCTCATCTTCGCGGCCCGCGACCCGCAGTCCGCGGAGCGTCTCGCACCACCGCCGGGGGCGTAG
- the ruvA gene encoding Holliday junction branch migration protein RuvA — protein sequence MIDSLNGEVISIGLDHAVIECAGVGYRFLASPPTLATLSRGENRRVLTSMVVKDDGVTLYGFSDDEAREMFHRLQSVTGLGPKLALASLSVFGAGELAGLISEQNTKRIQTIPGVGKKMAERIVLELKDKMAGFATDQEETPAPAAKSSLATEQVVEALIGLGFPERSARPTVDRVVDANPEAQTSALLRAALTELGKK from the coding sequence ATGATTGATTCGCTCAACGGAGAGGTCATCTCGATCGGGCTTGACCACGCGGTCATTGAGTGTGCGGGTGTGGGCTATCGCTTCCTGGCCAGCCCGCCGACGTTGGCCACGCTTTCTCGCGGCGAAAACCGCCGTGTGCTCACGTCCATGGTGGTCAAAGACGATGGGGTGACGCTCTACGGGTTCTCGGACGACGAGGCACGCGAGATGTTTCACCGCCTGCAAAGCGTCACGGGCCTGGGCCCGAAGCTTGCGCTTGCTTCCCTTTCCGTATTCGGCGCGGGCGAGCTCGCGGGCTTGATTTCTGAGCAGAACACGAAGCGGATCCAGACGATTCCCGGTGTGGGCAAGAAGATGGCCGAGCGCATTGTGCTTGAGCTGAAGGACAAGATGGCTGGCTTCGCCACTGACCAGGAGGAAACGCCGGCACCCGCGGCGAAGTCTTCGCTGGCCACCGAGCAGGTGGTCGAAGCGCTCATCGGGCTCGGCTTCCCGGAGCGCAGCGCGCGGCCCACCGTCGACCGGGTAGTGGATGCGAACCCCGAGGCGCAGACCTCAGCGCTGCTGCGCGCCGCGCTGACCGAGCTAGGAAAGAAGTAG
- a CDS encoding phosphatidylinositol mannoside acyltransferase, whose amino-acid sequence MERIDLATAGYLAGWKLVGKLPAGWTAAMFARGADALSQQGEGMEMLRRNFTRVVGPTAVTRALVRDATRSYARYWHEVFRLPQLAGEQRLMRELDAGVEGRAHIDAALDNGRGLILTLPHSGNWDMAGMWLAHHYGGFATVAERVKPEALFDAFVDFREQLGFEVLPLTGAATPPFARLKEVLGDGGIVCLMGERDLKGSGVKVRFFGEGTTMPAGPAKLAMETDAQLAVAHSWYPDPAARGPRWGFSVSAPVEVSTLEATAQRVADEFAANIARHPQDWHALQPIWPADAQWRNTAHPRRRQAPGGESGGAA is encoded by the coding sequence ATGGAGCGCATCGATCTGGCGACTGCGGGCTACCTGGCGGGGTGGAAGCTCGTCGGCAAGCTGCCCGCCGGGTGGACCGCCGCAATGTTCGCGCGCGGCGCGGACGCCTTATCCCAGCAGGGGGAGGGGATGGAAATGCTGCGCCGCAACTTCACCCGAGTCGTCGGCCCAACCGCGGTAACCCGTGCGTTGGTGCGCGACGCGACGCGCTCCTATGCGCGCTACTGGCACGAGGTCTTCCGCCTGCCACAGCTTGCGGGCGAGCAGCGACTTATGCGCGAGCTCGACGCCGGTGTTGAGGGCCGGGCCCACATCGACGCCGCACTGGACAACGGCAGGGGCTTGATCTTGACGCTCCCGCACAGTGGTAACTGGGATATGGCAGGGATGTGGCTTGCGCACCACTACGGGGGCTTCGCCACCGTGGCCGAGCGGGTCAAGCCAGAAGCCTTGTTTGACGCCTTTGTGGACTTCCGTGAGCAGCTCGGCTTTGAGGTGCTCCCGCTCACGGGCGCGGCGACCCCGCCGTTTGCGCGTCTCAAGGAGGTGCTCGGAGACGGCGGCATCGTGTGCCTCATGGGCGAACGCGACCTGAAAGGAAGCGGCGTGAAGGTGCGCTTCTTTGGCGAGGGCACGACGATGCCGGCAGGCCCGGCCAAGCTCGCCATGGAAACTGACGCGCAGCTTGCGGTCGCGCACTCCTGGTATCCCGATCCTGCCGCACGGGGTCCGCGGTGGGGCTTTTCGGTCTCCGCACCCGTGGAGGTTTCCACGCTCGAGGCGACCGCGCAGCGGGTGGCAGACGAATTCGCCGCAAACATTGCGCGCCACCCCCAGGACTGGCACGCGCTGCAGCCCATCTGGCCCGCCGATGCGCAGTGGCGCAACACCGCTCACCCGCGCCGTCGGCAGGCACCCGGAGGGGAGTCAGGAGGCGCAGCGTAG
- the thrS gene encoding threonine--tRNA ligase — protein sequence MATDVADVNVQVEFEPFEVPAGTPVGAAMRELNLPNRGDNAVVVVQNEAGELVDLSHVPDETATFTPVAANTELGRSVIRHSCAHVLAQAVQAEFPGTKLGIGPAIEGGFYYDFDVAEPFTPEDLKKLERRMKKIIKQGQKFARGVFESAEVASEKLADEPYKLELIQDKGNVDPDSDEATEVGAGELTYYDNVNPRTGDVEWFDLCRGPHVPTTKYIPAFALARSSAAYWRGDQNNAGLQRVYGTAWESKEKLDEYMTMLEEAEKRDHRRLGNEMDLFSFPDEVGSGLPVFHPDGGIVRMVMEEHSRQRHLKAGYSFVNTPHVTKGELFQKSGHLDWYADGMFPPMQLDGEVDEDGNVTKQAVDYYVKPMNCPMHNLIFDSRGRSYRELPLRLFEFGTVYRYEKSGVVHGLTRARGFTQDDAHIYCTEDQLEEELTSVLEFIISLLQDYGLDDFYLELSTKDPEKYIGDDDIWERSTNILQSVAEKSGLELVPDPAGAAFYGPKISVQARDAIGRTWQMSTVQLDFNLPERFNLEYTGPDGSKTRPVMIHRALFGSIERFFGVLLEHYAGAFPAWLAPRQVMGIPVADEFAPHLDAVVGKLREAGIRAEVDHSDDRMQKKIRTHTTGKVPFMLVAGARDVEANAVSFRFLDGTQVNGVPVDEAVALIIEWVEAKHNEQPSEEAIAARRGN from the coding sequence ATGGCCACCGATGTAGCCGATGTCAACGTGCAGGTAGAGTTCGAGCCCTTCGAGGTGCCAGCTGGCACCCCCGTGGGCGCGGCGATGCGCGAGCTGAACCTGCCTAACCGGGGCGACAATGCCGTCGTTGTTGTACAAAACGAGGCGGGCGAGCTGGTTGATCTCTCGCACGTGCCGGATGAGACCGCAACCTTTACCCCGGTCGCTGCCAACACGGAGCTGGGCCGCTCGGTGATTCGCCACTCCTGCGCGCACGTGCTCGCGCAGGCGGTGCAGGCGGAGTTCCCGGGCACCAAGCTGGGCATCGGCCCGGCGATCGAGGGCGGCTTCTACTACGACTTCGATGTGGCTGAACCCTTTACGCCTGAGGACTTAAAGAAGCTGGAACGCCGGATGAAGAAGATCATCAAGCAGGGCCAGAAGTTTGCCCGCGGCGTCTTTGAGTCCGCTGAGGTGGCGTCGGAAAAGCTGGCGGACGAGCCTTACAAGCTTGAGCTGATCCAGGACAAGGGCAACGTGGATCCGGACTCGGACGAGGCGACCGAGGTGGGCGCCGGCGAGCTGACCTATTACGACAACGTCAACCCGCGCACGGGCGACGTCGAGTGGTTCGACCTGTGCCGCGGCCCGCACGTGCCGACCACCAAATATATCCCGGCGTTCGCCCTGGCCCGTTCCTCTGCCGCCTACTGGCGCGGCGACCAGAACAACGCCGGCCTGCAGCGTGTCTACGGCACCGCATGGGAGTCCAAGGAGAAGCTGGACGAGTACATGACCATGCTCGAGGAAGCGGAGAAGCGCGACCACCGCCGCCTGGGCAACGAGATGGACCTGTTTTCCTTCCCGGACGAGGTGGGCTCCGGCCTGCCGGTCTTCCACCCGGACGGCGGCATTGTGCGCATGGTGATGGAGGAGCACTCCCGCCAGCGCCACCTCAAGGCCGGGTACTCCTTTGTGAACACCCCGCACGTGACCAAGGGCGAGCTCTTCCAGAAGTCGGGCCACCTGGACTGGTACGCCGACGGCATGTTCCCGCCGATGCAGCTCGACGGCGAGGTCGACGAGGACGGCAACGTGACCAAGCAGGCGGTTGACTATTACGTCAAGCCGATGAACTGCCCGATGCACAACCTCATCTTCGATTCGCGCGGGCGCTCCTACCGCGAGCTGCCGCTGCGCCTGTTCGAGTTCGGTACCGTCTACCGCTACGAAAAGTCCGGCGTGGTGCACGGCCTGACCCGCGCGCGCGGGTTTACCCAGGACGATGCGCACATCTACTGCACCGAGGACCAGCTGGAAGAAGAGCTGACCAGCGTGCTCGAGTTCATCATCTCGCTGCTTCAGGACTACGGCCTGGACGACTTCTACCTCGAGCTGTCCACCAAGGATCCGGAGAAGTACATCGGCGATGATGACATCTGGGAGCGCTCCACCAACATCCTGCAGTCGGTGGCGGAGAAGTCAGGCCTGGAGCTGGTTCCGGACCCGGCGGGTGCCGCGTTCTACGGGCCGAAGATTTCCGTGCAGGCGCGCGACGCGATCGGCCGCACCTGGCAGATGTCCACGGTGCAGCTCGACTTCAACCTGCCGGAGCGCTTCAACCTGGAGTACACCGGCCCGGATGGGTCGAAGACCCGCCCGGTGATGATCCACCGCGCGCTGTTCGGCTCGATCGAGCGCTTCTTCGGCGTGCTGCTCGAGCACTACGCCGGCGCGTTCCCGGCGTGGCTTGCACCGCGCCAGGTGATGGGTATCCCGGTCGCCGACGAGTTCGCCCCGCACCTCGACGCGGTTGTGGGTAAACTCCGCGAGGCGGGCATTCGCGCAGAGGTCGACCACTCCGATGACCGCATGCAGAAGAAGATCCGCACCCACACCACCGGCAAGGTGCCGTTCATGCTCGTAGCGGGTGCCCGCGACGTGGAGGCGAACGCGGTGAGCTTCCGCTTCCTCGACGGCACCCAGGTCAACGGGGTGCCAGTTGACGAGGCCGTGGCGCTGATCATCGAATGGGTGGAAGCCAAACACAACGAGCAGCCGAGCGAGGAAGCCATTGCGGCCCGCCGTGGGAACTAA
- a CDS encoding glycosyltransferase family 4 protein, with amino-acid sequence MRIGMVCPYSFDHPGGVQSHVLDLARVFRSRGHEVGVLGPASTSTALPEWVTRGGPAVPVRYNGSVARLAFGPQVRRTTREFLSRGNFDVVHVHEPNSPSYSMVATALATGPIVATYHTSATHSYALRAALPLLRANLEKIHAGIAVSELARRWQVEQVGADPIVIPNGVDTAQFRRARVPRDPAAPVEIVFLGRLDEPRKGLDIFLRAIALLDAPVRVTVIGSGHHITAVEGVDFVGAVSDEEKARILGRADIYVAPNTSGESFGIVLVEAMAAGCAVVASDLEAFARVCDADSATPAGALVPVGNHEALTATLRRLVADPHARNELIARGSARALEYDWDTVADQIMTVYETVVGAANVKGGKP; translated from the coding sequence ATGCGCATCGGCATGGTCTGCCCCTATTCTTTCGACCACCCCGGTGGGGTGCAGTCCCACGTGCTTGATCTCGCGCGCGTGTTTCGGTCTCGGGGACATGAGGTCGGGGTGCTCGGCCCGGCGTCGACAAGCACTGCTCTGCCGGAGTGGGTGACCCGCGGAGGCCCTGCAGTGCCGGTGCGCTACAACGGCTCTGTGGCGCGGCTGGCGTTCGGGCCGCAGGTGCGGCGCACCACCCGCGAGTTTCTCTCGCGGGGCAACTTTGACGTGGTGCACGTGCACGAGCCGAATTCACCGAGCTACTCCATGGTCGCAACCGCGTTGGCCACCGGGCCGATCGTGGCGACGTATCACACCTCGGCAACACACTCCTACGCCCTGCGCGCCGCGCTGCCCCTGCTGCGCGCGAACCTGGAGAAGATCCACGCAGGCATCGCGGTGAGCGAGCTCGCGCGCCGCTGGCAGGTTGAGCAAGTAGGCGCGGATCCGATCGTGATCCCCAACGGTGTCGACACCGCCCAGTTTCGGCGCGCCCGCGTCCCGCGCGACCCGGCGGCACCGGTGGAGATCGTCTTCCTCGGCCGTCTCGACGAGCCACGCAAGGGGCTCGACATCTTCCTGCGCGCAATCGCGCTACTCGACGCCCCCGTGCGCGTCACCGTCATCGGCTCCGGCCACCACATCACTGCGGTCGAGGGCGTGGACTTCGTCGGTGCGGTCAGCGACGAGGAGAAGGCGCGCATCCTCGGACGCGCCGACATCTACGTCGCGCCGAACACATCAGGGGAGTCCTTTGGCATCGTGCTCGTCGAGGCGATGGCGGCGGGCTGCGCCGTGGTGGCCAGCGACTTGGAGGCGTTTGCGCGAGTCTGCGACGCAGACTCGGCGACACCCGCTGGAGCACTTGTGCCGGTAGGCAACCACGAAGCGCTCACCGCGACGTTGCGCAGACTCGTGGCGGATCCGCACGCGCGAAACGAACTCATTGCACGGGGTAGTGCGCGTGCGCTGGAGTACGACTGGGACACTGTGGCGGATCAGATCATGACGGTCTACGAAACGGTCGTGGGCGCGGCCAACGTGAAGGGGGGTAAGCCGTGA
- the yajC gene encoding preprotein translocase subunit YajC, translating into MDFLMILVVLLIFLLPSLLMMRGQKKRQRQVQEMQASIAPGDKVVNVAGFHATVVEHNGDNLLVELAPGVQVTMETAGVMKRVEDPAAPASAAEPAPGETEEER; encoded by the coding sequence ATGGATTTCCTCATGATTCTCGTTGTCCTGCTCATCTTCCTGCTGCCCTCCTTGCTGATGATGCGTGGGCAGAAGAAGCGCCAGCGCCAGGTTCAAGAGATGCAAGCCTCGATTGCTCCGGGCGACAAGGTGGTCAACGTCGCCGGTTTCCACGCCACTGTGGTGGAGCACAACGGCGACAACCTGCTCGTTGAGCTCGCCCCCGGCGTGCAGGTCACGATGGAGACCGCCGGCGTGATGAAGCGTGTGGAAGACCCCGCAGCACCGGCATCGGCAGCCGAGCCCGCCCCAGGCGAGACCGAGGAGGAGCGCTAA
- the ruvC gene encoding crossover junction endodeoxyribonuclease RuvC gives MHLEGLRVMGVDPGLTRCGLSVVQAGRGRQIFPISVGVVRTPSDAELGERLLRLSRAVGDWMDEYRPDVVAMERIFERGNVSTVMHTAHAVGVLVLAAAERDIPVHMYTPSEVKKAISGNGRADKKQMTAMITRILGLSEPPKPADAADALAIAVCHCWRAPLLARSAQAQRLQQAQRAAQVGK, from the coding sequence ATGCACCTTGAGGGGCTGCGGGTGATGGGCGTTGACCCGGGGTTGACCCGGTGCGGCCTGTCCGTGGTGCAGGCCGGGCGCGGCAGGCAGATCTTCCCTATCTCGGTGGGGGTGGTCCGCACGCCCTCGGACGCGGAGCTGGGCGAGCGGCTCCTGCGGCTCTCCCGCGCAGTGGGGGACTGGATGGACGAGTACCGCCCTGATGTTGTGGCGATGGAACGAATTTTTGAGCGCGGCAATGTGTCCACGGTGATGCACACCGCGCACGCCGTTGGGGTGCTCGTGCTCGCTGCTGCGGAGCGAGACATTCCGGTGCACATGTACACGCCCTCCGAGGTGAAGAAGGCGATCTCCGGTAACGGTCGTGCCGATAAGAAGCAGATGACGGCCATGATTACGCGTATCCTGGGCCTTTCGGAGCCGCCGAAACCGGCTGACGCGGCGGACGCGCTGGCCATCGCGGTGTGTCACTGCTGGCGCGCGCCGCTTCTCGCGCGTAGCGCGCAGGCACAGCGGTTGCAGCAGGCGCAGCGGGCAGCACAGGTAGGGAAGTGA